A single window of Sporosarcina sp. Marseille-Q4943 DNA harbors:
- a CDS encoding amidase, whose protein sequence is MNKVESILRADALDIREMIRNRELTVTEVTSIFIERMKEKNPAVNFLVESRFDAAMEQAAKADVALSNCDAKGKLFGVPMSMKESFNVAGMQTTGGLIGRIGFVQEQDAEVVRKLKAEGAIIIGKTNTPELCFCQETDNKLYGRTNNPWNLNRTAGGSSGGEGAAIALGAAAVGLGSDIGGSIRFPSHFNGVVGFKSGKGQVSQKGSFPFVENAWQQRMLGIGPLAKTVRDAKLVYSIIANHEMDEKDINDFSIDVFRTIEFSLSDDMVKLLNDVYLYLKNNYVTEREPIPQLGESALLWQEIMSIDGGKSTRTIAFENVKGSPFTAYMKEMTGRNANIHRYLSWALIGASLFKPSVKRVNEISLLLKDGDEFLEEYLERRLIVMPVYHTAAPPHGIVFKEVFSINKTFLKYMPFVAFANTWGLPALTVPVGKDDNGMPIGLQIISKNGNEDAIFSLGTILENQFGGYTMAD, encoded by the coding sequence ATGAATAAGGTGGAATCCATATTACGTGCTGACGCATTAGATATTAGAGAAATGATAAGAAATAGGGAACTGACTGTGACAGAAGTCACTTCGATTTTCATCGAAAGAATGAAAGAAAAAAATCCAGCGGTCAACTTTCTGGTGGAAAGCCGTTTTGATGCCGCGATGGAGCAGGCTGCAAAGGCAGATGTCGCACTATCGAACTGTGATGCAAAAGGGAAATTGTTCGGCGTTCCGATGAGTATGAAAGAATCATTTAATGTCGCTGGAATGCAAACGACCGGTGGATTAATCGGAAGAATAGGATTCGTTCAGGAACAAGATGCAGAAGTTGTCAGGAAGTTGAAAGCTGAAGGTGCGATTATCATCGGGAAGACGAATACACCTGAATTATGTTTTTGCCAAGAAACGGACAATAAATTGTATGGCAGGACAAATAATCCATGGAATTTAAATCGGACAGCAGGCGGTTCAAGCGGCGGAGAAGGAGCAGCGATTGCACTCGGAGCGGCTGCTGTAGGACTCGGTTCAGATATAGGTGGATCAATCCGGTTTCCAAGCCATTTTAATGGTGTTGTTGGATTCAAATCTGGAAAAGGGCAAGTTTCCCAGAAGGGAAGTTTTCCGTTTGTGGAGAACGCATGGCAGCAAAGGATGCTCGGCATTGGACCGCTTGCGAAAACAGTAAGGGATGCGAAACTAGTCTATTCGATTATTGCAAACCACGAAATGGATGAGAAGGACATCAATGATTTTTCTATTGACGTATTTCGCACGATTGAATTCTCGCTTTCAGATGACATGGTAAAGCTATTAAACGATGTATATCTTTACTTGAAAAATAACTATGTAACGGAAAGAGAGCCCATTCCGCAGCTCGGGGAATCGGCACTTCTGTGGCAGGAGATCATGTCAATAGATGGTGGGAAGTCAACTAGAACGATAGCCTTCGAGAATGTTAAGGGAAGTCCGTTTACCGCATACATGAAAGAAATGACAGGCAGGAACGCAAATATTCATCGTTATTTGTCGTGGGCGTTGATCGGTGCTTCTTTATTCAAACCGTCGGTGAAAAGGGTGAATGAAATATCGCTTCTGTTGAAAGATGGGGATGAATTCTTAGAAGAGTATTTGGAAAGACGGTTGATCGTCATGCCGGTTTACCATACTGCCGCACCGCCTCATGGCATCGTTTTTAAAGAAGTATTTTCGATTAACAAGACATTCCTGAAATATATGCCATTTGTTGCATTTGCAAATACATGGGGACTTCCGGCTTTGACAGTACCAGTGGGAAAGGATGACAACGGAATGCCAATTGGTCTGCAAATCATTAGTAAGAACGGCAACGAGGACGCCATCTTTTCCCTCGGTACGATTCTTGAAAACCAATTTGGAGGCTACACGATGGCGGATTAA